The following proteins are co-located in the Bordetella bronchialis genome:
- a CDS encoding ABC transporter permease, with protein sequence MSNAALQPVSAEAVRAVSPARRGKRALDGSAIAVAGFVALIAIWFLSVRFLHIPSYILPDPMKVLHALWAGLAVDPTSSTGFYRPLWSTLSNAALGFAIGSALGLVLGSLMAESKVVEKLVMPYAFALQSLPKVAIAPLIVIWLGFGDSSKIAIAALLAFFPLLINSFTGLRATEPERIDLMRSLSATRFEIYRIVKLPNAAPFIFAGLDMAVVYALLGAIVAEFLGAQQGMGVAITQAQSVSDVAGVFALLIILGVTGVLLHGAVNRIERRVVHWARRNSR encoded by the coding sequence ATGAGTAATGCAGCCTTACAACCCGTGTCCGCGGAGGCGGTGCGCGCCGTGTCGCCGGCCCGGCGCGGCAAGCGTGCGCTGGACGGATCGGCGATCGCGGTGGCCGGCTTCGTGGCGCTGATCGCGATATGGTTCTTGAGCGTGCGTTTCCTGCACATCCCGTCCTACATCCTGCCCGATCCGATGAAGGTGCTGCACGCGCTGTGGGCGGGGCTCGCGGTCGATCCGACCAGCAGCACGGGTTTCTACCGCCCCTTGTGGAGCACATTGAGCAATGCCGCCCTGGGGTTCGCGATCGGCTCCGCGCTGGGCCTGGTGCTGGGCTCCCTGATGGCGGAAAGCAAGGTCGTCGAGAAGCTGGTAATGCCCTATGCCTTCGCGCTGCAAAGCCTGCCCAAGGTGGCGATCGCGCCATTAATCGTCATCTGGCTGGGCTTCGGCGACAGCAGCAAGATCGCCATCGCGGCGCTGCTGGCTTTCTTTCCGCTGCTGATCAATAGCTTTACCGGCCTGCGCGCCACCGAACCCGAACGTATCGACCTGATGCGCTCGCTGTCCGCGACGCGCTTCGAGATCTACCGCATCGTCAAGCTGCCCAATGCCGCGCCCTTCATCTTCGCAGGCCTGGACATGGCGGTGGTGTACGCGCTGCTGGGCGCGATCGTGGCGGAGTTCCTGGGCGCGCAGCAGGGCATGGGCGTCGCGATCACGCAGGCGCAATCGGTATCGGATGTGGCGGGCGTCTTCGCCCTGCTGATCATCCTGGGGGTGACGGGCGTGCTGTTGCATGGCGCGGTGAACCGGATAGAGCGTCGCGTGGTCCATTGGGCGCGCCGGAACAGTCGATAA
- a CDS encoding ABC transporter substrate-binding protein, translating to MQISRRDWMLATSAFGAALALAPKRLLAADLKPVRFGIGQKAMAPNVINCVIGEVLGFNKQEGLTVRPQALGGNSNVQVAVDRGDVDIGIGVPSFGLPLLAKGEWNSSLNYYEYTYPYKWDIVVKPGSEIKSYQDLKGRKIGVSDFAATDYPVTKNVLKSLGIDPEKDVKFVAVGNGVPAGVALERGAIDALSYYDTGFGQIEAAGIAISFLPRPDKLPMVGGQFLMARKETFQSQRDMLVGYGRSVCKASQFVLADPDAGARAFLAMYPETAPRGSGKAEAVKSILNAISRRIKLYNPPYPDTKMGAINETEFQQEAALNQLDIKDFKAFYTNALIDDINNFDVGKIKAMASAYKG from the coding sequence ATGCAGATATCACGTAGAGACTGGATGCTGGCGACGAGCGCCTTTGGCGCGGCCCTGGCCCTGGCGCCCAAGCGGCTGCTGGCCGCCGACCTGAAGCCGGTTCGCTTCGGCATCGGGCAGAAAGCGATGGCGCCCAATGTCATCAACTGCGTCATCGGCGAGGTGCTGGGCTTCAACAAGCAAGAGGGCCTGACCGTGCGGCCCCAAGCGCTGGGCGGCAATTCCAACGTCCAGGTAGCCGTCGACCGCGGGGACGTCGACATCGGCATAGGCGTGCCGTCTTTCGGCCTGCCCTTGCTGGCCAAGGGGGAATGGAATTCCTCGCTGAACTACTACGAGTACACCTATCCGTACAAATGGGACATCGTCGTCAAGCCGGGGTCGGAGATCAAGTCCTACCAGGACCTGAAAGGCAGGAAGATCGGCGTGTCGGATTTCGCGGCCACGGACTATCCGGTGACCAAGAATGTGCTGAAAAGCCTGGGCATCGATCCGGAGAAAGACGTGAAGTTCGTTGCCGTGGGCAACGGCGTGCCGGCGGGCGTCGCGCTGGAACGCGGCGCGATCGACGCGCTGTCTTATTACGATACGGGCTTCGGCCAGATCGAAGCGGCCGGTATCGCCATATCCTTCCTGCCGCGTCCCGACAAACTGCCCATGGTGGGCGGGCAGTTCCTGATGGCGCGCAAGGAAACGTTCCAGTCGCAGCGCGACATGCTGGTCGGGTATGGGCGGTCGGTGTGCAAGGCGTCGCAATTCGTGCTGGCCGATCCGGACGCCGGGGCGCGCGCCTTCCTGGCCATGTACCCGGAAACGGCGCCGCGCGGCAGCGGCAAGGCGGAGGCCGTCAAATCCATCCTGAACGCCATCAGCCGCCGGATCAAGCTGTACAACCCGCCGTATCCCGACACTAAAATGGGCGCGATCAACGAAACCGAGTTCCAGCAAGAGGCAGCGCTCAACCAGCTGGATATCAAGGATTTCAAGGCCTTCTATACGAACGCCTTGATCGACGACATCAACAACTTCGACGTGGGCAAGATCAAGGCCATGGCAAGCGCCTATAAAGGATGA
- a CDS encoding SDR family NAD(P)-dependent oxidoreductase, which produces MMASDDKEAGTTPALDCDADIFGLRGRAVLVTGAASGLGAATARLFAEQGARVLLADIAPGLDMQARSLSEQGHDAVSLRLDVSSVAQWRAAADRVKSLYGKLDVLVNNAGIIARDGLATPLDTWNRVMAVNVTGAFLGIQAMSPLMPDGGTSAIVNVSSTAGLISHTDTSYTTSKWALRGLTKAVSLELVPRGIRVNSVHPATIATALTDAAPPGHIEANRHAIPMGREATAREVAQVIVFLASRLSTFMTGTEVAVDGGLSTSGVAWMRRAFQQALAGPVPDVRREFDERLSALDASDAGDRLRAVMTGPATLNGRVKAGSTD; this is translated from the coding sequence ATGATGGCGAGCGACGACAAAGAGGCCGGGACCACCCCGGCTTTGGACTGCGATGCGGATATCTTCGGCTTGCGCGGCCGCGCCGTGCTGGTCACCGGCGCGGCTTCGGGGCTTGGGGCCGCGACGGCCCGGCTTTTCGCGGAACAGGGTGCGCGTGTCTTGCTGGCGGATATCGCGCCGGGGCTCGACATGCAGGCCCGTTCCTTGTCGGAACAGGGACATGACGCGGTGTCGCTGCGATTGGACGTGTCCAGCGTGGCGCAATGGCGGGCCGCGGCCGACCGCGTGAAGTCGCTGTACGGGAAACTGGATGTGCTGGTGAACAACGCCGGCATCATCGCGCGGGACGGTCTGGCGACGCCCCTGGACACCTGGAATCGCGTGATGGCGGTCAATGTGACCGGTGCGTTTCTCGGCATCCAGGCCATGTCGCCGCTGATGCCGGACGGTGGCACCAGTGCGATCGTCAACGTGTCGTCGACCGCGGGCCTGATATCCCATACGGACACGTCGTATACCACCAGCAAATGGGCATTGCGCGGCTTGACGAAAGCCGTCTCCCTGGAATTGGTCCCGCGCGGCATACGGGTGAATTCCGTTCATCCCGCCACGATCGCGACCGCCTTGACCGACGCCGCGCCCCCCGGCCATATCGAGGCGAATCGCCATGCGATCCCCATGGGCCGGGAAGCGACCGCCCGCGAGGTCGCGCAGGTCATCGTGTTCCTGGCTTCCAGGCTATCGACATTCATGACCGGTACGGAGGTCGCCGTCGACGGCGGCCTGAGCACCTCTGGGGTCGCGTGGATGCGGCGTGCCTTCCAGCAGGCTTTGGCCGGGCCGGTCCCCGACGTGCGCCGCGAGTTCGACGAGCGGCTGTCGGCGCTGGACGCGTCCGATGCGGGCGATCGCCTTCGTGCCGTGATGACAGGCCCCGCAACGCTCAACGGTAGAGTGAAAGCCGGATCCACGGATTGA
- a CDS encoding GlxA family transcriptional regulator — protein MKKSPRKKVGVLALDGVIPFDLGVACDVFSRTLLADGRAAYQVHVCGEAARVNAGAFTLQPPARLAALDRVDIIVVPGIEDIAQPPSRAVQRALRSAHARGAAIASICTGAFVLAACGLLDGKRATTHWAAAGELARRFPRVTVDANVLYVDEGTIVTSAGSSAGLDMCLYLVGRDHGQAVAAQSARMAVAPLQRDGGQAPYIRQAPLASADSLSPLLDWLSKNLDQSVDIDALAARAAMSPRTFARRFREQTGTTPIQWLIANRVRRAQELLQSCDLSVDRIAAAAGFDSPVTFRARFRRLVGVTPSEYRRRFGGPGSTTSARFHSARARR, from the coding sequence ATGAAGAAATCCCCTCGCAAGAAAGTCGGTGTCCTGGCCCTGGATGGCGTGATCCCCTTCGATCTGGGGGTAGCCTGCGATGTGTTCTCGCGCACGCTGCTTGCGGACGGCCGGGCGGCGTATCAGGTACACGTCTGCGGAGAAGCCGCGCGTGTCAATGCCGGCGCGTTCACGCTGCAACCGCCCGCGCGCCTGGCGGCGCTCGACCGCGTCGACATCATCGTCGTTCCCGGCATCGAGGACATCGCCCAGCCGCCCTCTCGCGCCGTACAACGCGCCCTTCGATCCGCCCACGCACGGGGCGCGGCGATCGCGTCGATCTGTACCGGCGCCTTCGTGCTCGCGGCCTGCGGGCTTCTGGACGGCAAGCGCGCAACGACCCATTGGGCGGCGGCCGGCGAACTCGCGCGGCGATTCCCGCGCGTCACGGTCGACGCCAACGTCTTGTATGTCGACGAGGGGACCATCGTCACCTCCGCGGGTTCCTCCGCGGGCCTGGACATGTGCCTTTACCTGGTCGGCCGCGATCACGGCCAGGCCGTGGCGGCGCAATCGGCCCGGATGGCGGTCGCGCCGCTGCAACGGGACGGCGGCCAGGCTCCCTATATCCGGCAGGCGCCGCTCGCTTCCGCCGACAGCCTGTCCCCGCTGCTGGATTGGCTGTCGAAGAACCTCGACCAATCGGTGGATATCGACGCATTGGCGGCGCGGGCCGCGATGAGCCCCCGCACCTTCGCGCGCCGGTTCCGCGAGCAGACCGGAACGACGCCCATCCAATGGTTGATCGCCAACCGGGTGCGCCGCGCCCAGGAATTGCTGCAAAGCTGCGATCTGTCCGTGGACAGGATTGCGGCCGCCGCGGGCTTCGACTCGCCCGTCACGTTCCGCGCGCGCTTCCGGCGCCTGGTCGGTGTCACGCCTTCCGAATATCGCCGGCGCTTTGGGGGCCCGGGTTCAACCACGAGCGCAAGGTTTCATTCAGCACGCGCCCGGCGATAG
- a CDS encoding DUF3817 domain-containing protein: MSKTTALSTQIRTIKVVSFAEGTTLLLLVAIAVPLKYAFGWPDAVQVMGPVHGMAFLCYVWIVAQTASESNWRRADAIRAIALAFVPFGAFANARFMARKLNETLPEAAG; encoded by the coding sequence ATGTCCAAAACAACGGCCTTGTCGACCCAAATCCGAACGATAAAAGTCGTATCCTTCGCCGAAGGCACGACGCTACTCCTGCTCGTGGCGATAGCCGTGCCGCTGAAATATGCCTTTGGATGGCCCGACGCCGTGCAAGTCATGGGGCCTGTCCATGGCATGGCGTTTCTGTGCTACGTGTGGATCGTTGCGCAGACGGCGAGCGAGTCCAACTGGCGCAGGGCAGACGCGATCCGGGCGATTGCCCTTGCCTTTGTTCCGTTCGGCGCGTTCGCCAATGCGCGCTTCATGGCCCGCAAGCTGAACGAGACCCTTCCGGAGGCGGCTGGATGA
- a CDS encoding ABC transporter permease — protein MSLNALIVQLLNGLAEASTLFLVAAGLSLIFGVTRIVNFAHGSLYMAGLYVAYSLTERYGSSGLGFWGCVLLTAVAVGVLGALIEIILLRRIYRAPELFQLLATFALVLVINDAVLAVWGPEDLLGRRAPGLAGAVTLLGRQFPVYSLVLIAIGPIVLGLLWLLLTRTRWGTLVRAATQDREMLGALGVNQAWLFTGVFALGAALAGLGGAVQLPREPASLGLDLRTIGDAFVVVVVGGMGSIPGAYIAALLIAEIKALCIAIGTVSVAGLQFSLAPLTLVAEFLVMAIVLAVRPWGLLGRPAPAVRSAAPVEAPLRPASRGLRWLGAGILILLLLLPLASGRFPYATVLLTDILTAALFAASLHFIMGPAGMHSFGHAAYFGLGAYGAALLLKSLALPMEAALLLAPAVAALGALVFGWFCVRLSGVYLAMLTLAFSQIVWSVVFQWDGLTGGSNGLTGLWPSAWLSAGQTYYYLTLVLAVAGVLLLRRVLFSPFGHAMRAGRDSALRSDAIGIDVRRVQWAAFVIAGLFAGLAGAMYAFSKGSIAPDVMSVGKSVDGLVMVLLGGIQTLAGPVVGAATFTWLQDNVMRATEYWRAMLGGVILLLVLAFPQGIAGFIRDVADRLHAHRAASGARHADSPGRSA, from the coding sequence ATGAGCTTGAACGCACTGATCGTCCAGCTGCTGAACGGCCTGGCGGAAGCTTCCACGCTGTTCCTGGTGGCCGCCGGCCTGTCGCTGATCTTCGGCGTGACGCGCATCGTCAATTTCGCGCATGGCTCGCTGTATATGGCGGGCCTGTATGTGGCCTATAGCCTGACGGAACGCTACGGATCGTCGGGCCTGGGCTTCTGGGGCTGCGTGTTGCTGACCGCCGTTGCGGTCGGCGTGCTCGGCGCGCTGATCGAGATCATCCTGCTGCGCCGCATTTACCGCGCGCCCGAACTGTTCCAGCTGCTGGCCACCTTCGCGCTGGTGCTCGTCATCAACGATGCGGTCCTGGCCGTTTGGGGCCCGGAAGACCTGCTGGGCCGGCGTGCCCCCGGACTGGCCGGGGCCGTCACCCTGCTGGGCCGGCAGTTTCCGGTCTACAGCCTGGTCCTGATCGCCATCGGCCCCATCGTGCTGGGCCTGCTCTGGCTGCTGCTGACGCGCACGCGCTGGGGCACGCTGGTGCGCGCCGCCACGCAGGACAGGGAAATGCTCGGCGCCCTGGGCGTGAACCAGGCATGGCTGTTCACCGGCGTATTCGCGCTGGGCGCGGCGCTGGCCGGCCTGGGCGGCGCCGTGCAGTTGCCGCGCGAACCCGCCAGCCTGGGCCTGGACCTGCGCACCATCGGCGATGCCTTCGTCGTGGTGGTCGTAGGCGGCATGGGCTCCATCCCCGGCGCCTATATCGCCGCCCTGCTCATCGCGGAAATCAAGGCGCTCTGCATCGCCATCGGGACCGTGAGCGTGGCGGGCCTGCAGTTCTCCCTGGCGCCGCTTACCCTGGTCGCCGAGTTCCTGGTCATGGCCATCGTGCTGGCGGTGCGCCCATGGGGCCTGCTGGGCCGCCCCGCCCCGGCCGTGCGCAGCGCCGCACCTGTCGAGGCGCCGCTGCGGCCGGCATCGCGCGGCCTGCGCTGGCTGGGCGCGGGCATACTGATCCTGCTCCTGCTGCTGCCCCTGGCAAGCGGGCGCTTTCCCTATGCCACCGTGCTGCTCACCGACATCCTTACGGCGGCGCTGTTCGCGGCCAGCCTGCACTTCATCATGGGTCCGGCGGGCATGCATTCCTTCGGTCATGCGGCGTACTTCGGGCTGGGCGCGTATGGCGCCGCCCTGCTCCTGAAAAGCCTGGCCCTGCCGATGGAGGCCGCCCTGCTGCTGGCGCCGGCGGTAGCGGCCCTGGGGGCGCTGGTCTTCGGCTGGTTCTGCGTACGGCTGTCCGGCGTCTACCTGGCCATGCTCACCCTGGCGTTCTCGCAGATCGTCTGGTCGGTCGTCTTCCAATGGGATGGGCTGACGGGGGGATCCAACGGCCTTACCGGCCTTTGGCCTTCCGCATGGCTGTCGGCGGGACAGACCTATTACTACCTGACGCTGGTCCTGGCCGTGGCGGGCGTACTGCTCCTGCGCCGCGTGCTGTTCTCGCCCTTCGGCCATGCCATGCGGGCCGGGCGGGATTCGGCGCTGCGCAGCGACGCCATCGGTATCGACGTGCGGCGCGTGCAATGGGCGGCGTTCGTCATCGCCGGCCTGTTCGCGGGTCTGGCAGGGGCCATGTACGCCTTTTCCAAGGGCAGCATCGCGCCCGACGTCATGTCGGTCGGCAAATCGGTGGACGGCCTGGTCATGGTGCTGCTGGGCGGCATCCAGACCCTGGCCGGCCCCGTCGTCGGCGCCGCCACCTTTACCTGGCTGCAGGACAACGTGATGCGCGCCACCGAGTACTGGCGCGCCATGCTGGGGGGCGTCATCCTGCTGCTGGTGCTGGCATTCCCGCAGGGCATCGCCGGCTTCATCCGCGATGTGGCGGACAGGCTGCACGCCCACCGCGCGGCATCCGGCGCACGGCATGCGGACTCGCCGGGGAGATCCGCATGA
- a CDS encoding ABC transporter substrate-binding protein — MNNQKPARTCIAAGRLVRTVALAGVSVTLACLSLTFPTHAAAQGTIKIGEINSYKSQPAFLEPYRKGMELAVEQVNAAGGIDGKKLELITRDDNANPGEAVRAAEELLSRERVDVLMGSFLSNIGLALTDFARQKKVFFLASEPLTDKIVWQDGNRYTFRLRVSTYMQTAMLVPQAAKLDKKRWAIVYPNYEYGQSAAATFKALMKKAQPDVEFVTEQATPLGKVDAGSVVQALADAKPDAIFNVLFAADVAKLVREGNTRGLFPKTPVVSLLSGEPEYLDPLKDETPTGWIVTGYPWYSIQTPAHVAFLKAYQDRYKDYPRLGSIIGYSSVMSMAAGMKKAGGADTEKLIAAFEGLKVDTPFGPIQYRAIDHQSTMGAYVGKLALKDGKGVMVDYQYMDGADFLPSDEEVRKLRPAGR; from the coding sequence ATGAACAATCAAAAGCCCGCGCGGACCTGCATCGCCGCCGGCCGCCTGGTACGCACCGTCGCGTTGGCCGGCGTCAGCGTCACGCTCGCTTGCCTGAGCCTGACCTTCCCCACCCACGCCGCCGCCCAGGGCACCATCAAGATCGGCGAGATCAACAGCTACAAATCCCAACCCGCCTTCCTGGAGCCCTACCGCAAGGGCATGGAATTGGCCGTGGAGCAGGTCAATGCCGCCGGCGGCATCGACGGCAAGAAGCTGGAGCTGATCACCCGCGACGACAACGCCAACCCGGGCGAGGCCGTGCGCGCCGCCGAAGAGCTGCTTTCGCGCGAACGCGTCGACGTGCTGATGGGTTCTTTCCTGTCCAATATCGGGCTGGCGCTGACCGACTTCGCGCGGCAGAAGAAAGTGTTTTTCCTGGCCAGCGAACCCCTGACCGACAAGATCGTCTGGCAGGATGGCAACCGCTACACCTTCCGCCTGCGCGTCTCCACCTATATGCAGACGGCCATGCTGGTCCCGCAGGCCGCCAAGCTCGATAAAAAGCGCTGGGCCATCGTCTACCCCAACTACGAATACGGCCAGTCGGCCGCCGCCACCTTCAAGGCCTTGATGAAAAAGGCCCAGCCCGACGTGGAGTTCGTTACCGAACAGGCCACGCCGCTGGGCAAGGTCGACGCCGGCAGCGTGGTCCAGGCCCTGGCCGACGCCAAGCCGGATGCCATTTTCAACGTCCTGTTCGCCGCCGACGTCGCCAAGCTGGTCCGCGAGGGCAATACCCGCGGCTTGTTCCCCAAGACGCCCGTGGTCAGCCTGCTGAGCGGCGAGCCGGAATACCTGGATCCCCTGAAGGACGAAACGCCCACCGGCTGGATCGTCACCGGCTATCCCTGGTATTCCATCCAGACGCCCGCGCACGTTGCCTTCCTGAAGGCCTACCAGGACCGCTACAAGGACTATCCGCGGCTGGGCTCCATCATCGGCTACAGCTCCGTCATGTCCATGGCGGCCGGCATGAAGAAAGCCGGCGGCGCCGATACGGAAAAACTCATCGCCGCCTTCGAGGGCCTGAAGGTCGACACGCCTTTCGGTCCCATCCAATATCGCGCCATCGACCACCAATCCACCATGGGCGCCTACGTCGGCAAGCTCGCGCTGAAAGACGGCAAGGGCGTGATGGTGGACTACCAATACATGGACGGCGCCGACTTCCTGCCCTCGGACGAGGAAGTACGCAAGCTGCGGCCGGCCGGGCGCTGA